The Pseudomonadota bacterium genome contains a region encoding:
- a CDS encoding deoxynucleoside kinase, protein MHDPPDTSRAPRVIAVAGNMGAGKSSLVEWLELEFGMAPFFEPHDENPYLADFYADMRRWAMSSQLFFLVRRFQIHRDVLARAALDPRPIVQDRTIYEDAEIFAAHLRDQGCIDDRDWATYQELYRALRDEIRPPDLMIYLRCPMKTLVRRIRQRGREYERKIPRAYLASLDRLYEEWFARYDLSPTLVIETDRLDYVERLFDRLEVARAIREHLGV, encoded by the coding sequence ATGCACGACCCCCCCGACACTTCGCGCGCGCCGCGCGTGATCGCCGTGGCAGGCAACATGGGCGCGGGCAAGTCGAGCCTCGTCGAGTGGCTCGAGCTCGAGTTCGGGATGGCGCCGTTCTTCGAGCCGCACGACGAGAACCCCTACCTCGCCGACTTCTACGCGGACATGCGGCGCTGGGCGATGAGCTCGCAGCTGTTCTTCCTCGTGCGCCGCTTCCAGATTCACCGTGACGTGCTCGCCCGGGCGGCGCTCGATCCGCGCCCGATCGTGCAGGATCGCACCATCTACGAGGACGCGGAGATCTTCGCCGCGCACCTCCGCGACCAGGGCTGCATCGACGATCGCGACTGGGCGACGTACCAGGAGCTCTACCGGGCGCTGCGCGACGAGATCCGGCCGCCGGACCTCATGATCTACCTGCGCTGCCCCATGAAGACGCTCGTCCGACGCATCCGCCAGCGCGGGCGCGAGTACGAGCGGAAGATCCCCCGCGCCTACCTCGCGTCGCTCGACCGCCTCTACGAGGAGTGGTTCGCGCGGTACGATCTCTCGCCGACGCTCGTCATCGAGACGGATCGGCTCGACTACGTGGAGCGGCTGTTCGATAGGCTCGAGGTCGCGCGCGCCATCCGCGAGCACCTCGGAGTGTGA
- the nusB gene encoding transcription antitermination factor NusB produces MSTRRRAREVVLQMLYQLEASGQEPQRVVESYRSSFGEGPFPDDFARETFLDVAARVGELDEMIVSASDNWRLVRMSLVDRNILRLGVFELRFRPDTPPRVAINEAVELAKRFGTEDSPAFVNGVLDRIARDLSRLT; encoded by the coding sequence ATGTCCACGCGCCGCCGCGCACGCGAGGTCGTGCTCCAGATGCTGTACCAGCTCGAGGCTTCCGGGCAGGAGCCGCAGCGCGTCGTGGAGTCCTACCGCTCGAGCTTCGGAGAGGGCCCGTTCCCGGACGACTTCGCGCGCGAGACGTTCCTCGACGTGGCCGCCCGTGTCGGCGAGCTCGACGAGATGATCGTGTCGGCGAGCGACAATTGGCGCCTCGTGCGCATGAGCCTCGTCGACAGGAACATCCTGCGGCTCGGCGTGTTCGAGCTCCGCTTCCGCCCCGACACGCCGCCGCGCGTGGCGATCAACGAGGCGGTGGAGCTCGCGAAGCGGTTCGGCACCGAGGACTCGCCCGCGTTCGTGAACGGCGTCCTCGACAGGATCGCGCGCGACCTGAGCAGGCTCACTTGA
- a CDS encoding DUF4340 domain-containing protein produces the protein MRKIIIAVVVLAALGAAAFLALREEPDAARQSAKSALVPLPAERLSRIEIKRHEPSQDPMDDEFITLEREGDVWSMTKPVAYPVNATSVAKMVEALGALKTIDVISDNKAKHAVLEVDDALGIEVKAFDGEKQLAGFIVGVSRGDMTMVRLPGKDEVYRVKGAIRTTFNKSVKNLRDHTVTKLDRGSVVRVRITGPEGVFEMAKKGDGKDAKFEPVGDPIQNFDTRKADGLANALTGLSARDFVDAPVTDDVSGLGEGAMRVVFEAAKDGVKGTFTVLIGKTLEKERETYVKTSLSDQVFLVASHIVSRFKTKAADFARTDEQVADEEKRRKEAEDHTRMHEDHAQAGAAREAAGQSIPPEILEQLKAKMANQPQGGQPAPPPPHDAH, from the coding sequence ATGCGTAAGATCATCATCGCCGTCGTCGTCTTGGCCGCCCTCGGCGCGGCCGCGTTCCTCGCCCTGCGCGAGGAGCCCGACGCCGCGAGGCAGTCGGCGAAGAGCGCCCTCGTGCCGCTGCCCGCGGAGCGCCTGAGCCGGATCGAGATCAAGCGCCACGAGCCGTCACAGGATCCCATGGACGACGAGTTCATCACGCTCGAGCGCGAGGGCGACGTCTGGAGCATGACGAAGCCCGTCGCGTACCCGGTGAACGCGACCTCCGTGGCGAAGATGGTCGAGGCGCTCGGCGCGCTGAAGACGATCGACGTGATCAGCGACAACAAGGCGAAGCACGCGGTGCTCGAGGTCGACGACGCGCTCGGCATCGAGGTGAAGGCGTTCGACGGGGAGAAGCAGCTCGCGGGCTTCATCGTCGGTGTCTCGCGCGGCGACATGACGATGGTGCGGCTGCCGGGTAAGGACGAGGTCTACCGCGTGAAGGGCGCGATCCGCACGACGTTCAACAAGTCGGTCAAGAACCTGCGCGACCACACCGTGACGAAGCTCGACCGCGGGTCGGTGGTGCGCGTCCGGATCACGGGGCCGGAGGGCGTCTTCGAGATGGCGAAGAAGGGCGACGGAAAGGACGCGAAGTTCGAGCCGGTCGGCGATCCGATCCAGAACTTCGACACGCGCAAGGCGGACGGGCTCGCGAACGCGCTCACCGGGCTCTCGGCGCGCGACTTCGTCGACGCGCCCGTGACCGACGACGTCTCGGGGCTCGGCGAGGGCGCCATGCGGGTCGTGTTCGAGGCCGCGAAGGACGGCGTGAAGGGGACGTTCACGGTGCTGATCGGCAAGACGCTCGAGAAGGAGCGCGAAACCTACGTCAAGACCTCGCTCTCGGACCAGGTGTTCCTCGTCGCGTCGCACATCGTGTCGCGGTTCAAGACGAAGGCCGCGGACTTCGCGCGGACCGACGAGCAGGTCGCCGACGAGGAGAAGCGGCGCAAGGAGGCGGAGGATCACACCCGGATGCACGAGGATCACGCCCAGGCGGGCGCCGCCCGGGAGGCCGCCGGCCAGTCGATCCCCCCCGAGATCCTCGAGCAGCTCAAGGCGAAGATGGCGAACCAGCCGCAGGGCGGGCAGCCGGCACCGCCGCCGCCGCACGACGCGCACTGA